Proteins co-encoded in one Astatotilapia calliptera chromosome 18, fAstCal1.2, whole genome shotgun sequence genomic window:
- the LOC113011413 gene encoding zinc finger MYM-type protein 1-like, with amino-acid sequence MAAVLLTVEAQPPPNSVRSLLTYPFARRTMAEKLQVKELGPDKPEIQLTQATKEKSKAYNRTFCRSWFQRKSWLTGCGTANALFCFPCILFKSDKCDLTWTQSGQTDLKHLSERIKKHESSRVHMDNSVKLAVLGKTSIAAQLDDGHRIALRRHNEEVDKNRHILSKIIDCIKFCGAFELAMRGHDESDSSDNPGIFRGLVDLMASIDHDLRQHLENATVFKGTSKTVQNEILDCMLAVLRERIVEEVKAAKFLAIQADETTDISTHCQLVMVLRYIDQRNRIQERFFEFIKLPNACADAIASALSERLRFILPQGQERKLIAQAYDGAAVMRGTTGGVQRKIQDIYANAHYVHCYAHQLNLVMQQATSHIPQISHFFSDIAGFASFFTKSSKRTAVLDEVVAHRLPSASATRWNFNSRAVNTVYEHKDDLVRCFQTIRNSEGFDAPTKRDAGGFVRMLEDEAFCFFLALFHKIMPHVDMLYNHLQKRNIDSVTIAGITQTFISRMQAIREALPNLVVDEEYRGPVQDPPTKRRRTLGEDRQHHLALEVSTSCLV; translated from the exons ATGGCAGCGGTATTGTTAACGGTTGAGGCACAGCCTCCCCCAAATTCGGTTAGATCGCTTCTAACCTACCCTTTTGCCAGAAGGACAATGGCAGAAAAACTGCAAGTTAAAGAGTTGGGACCTGACAAGCCCGAAATTCAACTAACCCAGGCAACGAAGGAGAAGTCAAAAGCATACAACAGGACTTTTTGTCGGAGTTGGTTCCAGCGCAAGTCGTGGCTGACAGGCTGTGGAACAGCTAATGCACTTTTTTGTTTCCCGTGCATACTGTTCAAAAGTGACAAGTGTGATTTGACGTGGACACAATCTGGACAAACCGACTTAAAGCACCTCTCCGAACGAATCAAGAAACATGAAAGCTCACGAGTTCATATGGACAACAGTGTAAAGCTAGCTGTGCTAGGGAAAACTAGCATAGCGGCGCAGCTAGATGATGGACATCGGATTGCTTTAAGAAGGCACAACGAAGAGGTAGATAAAAACCgtcatattttatctaaaatcaTCGATTGTATTAAGTTTTGTGGTGCTTTTGAGCTAGCAATGCGGGGACATGATGAAAGTGATTCCTCAGACAATCCAGGGATTTTTAGAGGTTTAGTCGACTTGATGGCATCAATTGATCACGACTTGAGGCAACACCTTGAAAATGCTACTGTATTTAAAGGCACCTCGAAAACAGTCCAGAACGAGATCCTGGATTGCATGTTGGCAGTTCTGAGAGAAAGGATCGTGGAAGAAGTAAAGGCAGCGAAGTTTTTAGCCATTCAAGCTGATGAAACCACTGACATTTCTACACACTGTCAGTTAGTCATGGTGCTAAGATACATTGACCAACGAAACCGTATTCAAGAGCGTTTTTTTGAATTCATCAAGCTACCCAATGCTTGTGCAGATGCAATAGCCAGTGCCTTATCGGAGAGGCTGCGCTTCATCCTCCCCCAGGGACAAGAGAGAAAGTTGATCGCCCAGGCCTACGATGGGGCCGCTGTAATGAGGGGTACCACTGGAGGAGTGCAGCGTAAGATACAGGACATTTATGCTAACGCTCACTACGTACATTGTTATGCCCATCAGTTAAACCTGGTAATGCAACAAGCAACCTCCCACATCCCTCAAATCAGTCACTTTTTTTCCGACATAGCAGGATTCGCTTCTTTTTTTACTAAATCGAGCAAGAGGACTGCAGTGCTTGACGAGGTGGTGGCGCACCGACTTCCAAGTGCATCGGCAACCCGTTGGAACTTCAACAGTCGTGCTGTGAATACAGTGTATGAACATAAAGACGATCTGGTGAGGTGTTTTCAGACCATCCGTAACAGTGAAGGATTTGATGCCCCTACAAAGAGAGATGCCGGTGGTTTCGTGAGAATGCTGGAAGAcgaagctttctgttttttcctggcCTTGTTTCACAAGATAATGCCACATGTAGACATGCTGTATAACCACCTACAGAAGAGAAACATCGATTCTGTCACCATCGCAGGGATCACCCAGACATTCATCAGCCGCATGCAGGCTATCAG GGAGGCACTTCCTAATCTGGTTGTGGATGAGGAGTACAGGGGACCTGTTCAAGACCCACCCACAAAGAGACGGAGAACATTGGGGGAAGACAGGCAACACCATTTGGCACTGGAGGTAAGCACTAGCTGCTTGGTCTGA